CCGCCATCGCTTCGTTCGCCGCCATCACTTTCCTGCGCAGCGTATCGGTGAACGGCACGACTTTATCCTGCCAAAGTATATAGTCGCAATGGGAAAGCAGCACATCGGGCGCGCCTTTCATAAAAAGCAACATGCCCCCTTGATGCCTGACGATGACCGACATCCGTTTGCGTTCCGAGTCAAACGGGAATTCGCGTACGCGCGAGTATAATCCGCCAAGCCCCTGCTTGCTCATCCCCGCCTTCGCGCCCAGAACGATCAGCGCGCCTTCAGTGGGATCCCCTTTCACCACCCACCGCGGTTTGAGCGGCGTTTTCTGCTTCTTTTTGCGATAATCCGGGTATTCTTCGCCGAGCGAGGCGTTGTTGCACAGCACGGAAACTTGCAAAAAGCGGCGAATCGTCTGGTCTTCACGGATATCCACGGGCTTGCCGCCGCACATGATTTCGCCTTTCGGCTCATATCCCGTTCCGGTGACCTCATAAAGCTGGCCGCCCGCCCACATATGCGTAACGGTCATTTTATTTTGCGTCAGCGTTCCGGTTTTGTCCGAGCAGATGACCGAGGCGCAGCCGAGCGTTTCCACCGAAGGCAGCTTGCGGACAATCGCCTTGCGCTTGATCATCCGCTGCACGCCCAATGCCAGCGCGATCGTCACAATCGCCGGCAAGCCTTCGGGAATGGCGGCGACCGCAAGGCTTACGCCAGCCAAAAACATGCCGTAACCGGGCTGCCCGTGCATCATGCCGGCAACGACCACCAGAATAGTCAGCGCGACCGCCACACCGATCAAAATTTTGCCGAGTTGTTCCAACCGATGCTGCAGCGGCGTTTCCGCCAAATCGGTGCTTTGGATCAAATCGGCGATTTTTCCCATTTCCGTTTCCATTCCGGTGCGGACAACGATGCCTTTCGCCGTGCCGCGCGTAACCATCGTGCCCATGTAGCCGATATTTTTCCGGTCGCCTAACGGAATGTCTTCTTCGGCGAGTGGATCACAATGTTTTTCGGCTGGGACGGACTCTCCGGTAAGCGCCGACTCCTCGATATGCAAATTGTTTGCCTCGCAGATGCGGATGTCCGCCGGCACCCTGTCGCCGCTTTCCAGTACGACGATATCCCCCGGCACCAGCATTTTCGCTTCCACTTGCACCAGGATGCCGTCCCGCAGCACGTTTGCCATCGGCGCCGACAGCGCTTTTAGAGCCCTGAGCGAGCGTTCCGCGCGGTATTCCTGAATGTATCCCAGAATGCCGTTCATAAAAATGATCGCGATTATGGTGATGGCGTCCAAATATTCCCCCAACAGGCCGGAAATTAGCGTCGCCCCGAACAGCACCAGCACCATGAAATCTTTGAATTGGTTTAAAAAGAGCGTTAGCGGCGATATTTTTTTTCCTTCCGTCAGTTCGTTTGGCCCGTGCAAGCGCAATCGCTCTTTCGCTTCGTCGCTTGACAACCCTTTGGACATGTTGACGCCGAACGCTTCCGCCGTCTCGTCGTTCGATAGCTGGTGCCATTTTTCCCGCTCCATCTTTGCGAAAACCTCCTTTAACATAAGCAGCAGCCGGTTTGTTGAATGGAACAACCTCTCTTAGAGATGTATTCAGACGAGCTTAAAATTATCCCACCTCTTAAGTTTTCGCGAGAAATATGGCATGATAGGAAAAGGCGCAACTTGCTTAAAATTTGGCGAGCTATTGCCGAACATGCGCCATTTCAAGGGGGATTCCCATCATGGCATTCGACGGACTTGTGCTGCACGCGCTGAGTAACGAACTTAAAGCGTGTGTGCACGGACGAATCAATAAAATCTATCAACCAAACGATCACGATATTGTGATGCACCTGCGCACCAAGGCGGGAAATGTGAAACTGCTGCTGTCGGCAAACCCGACGTATCCGCGCATGCATCTCACGGACCGGCAATATACAAATCCGCAGGACGCCCCGATGTTTTGCATGCTGCTGCGCAAACATTGCGAAAACGGAGTGATTGACGGGATCGGGCAAGTCGGAATGGAGCGCATCATGCGCATCCAGCTGCGCCAGCGCGACGAACTCGGGGATATCCGGAAAAAGGCGATCATCGTGGAATTGATGGGCAGGCACAGCAACATCATTCTGCTGGATGATACGGAAAACAAAATTTTGGACGGTATTCATCACGTCACTCCGGCAATCAGCCAATACCGCGTCGTAATGCCCGGAAGCGTGTATGTGGCGCCGCCGGATCAGGGAAAAAGCGATCCGTTCGCCGTTACGGAGGCCTCGTTTCGCGATACGATTCGCGAACACCTGGCAAACGCAAAGACAGAACAAACGTCCTTGCACCGGCTGTTCGTCGCGGCGCTAAGCGGCATCAGCCCGCTCGCAGCAAAAGAGATCGTGCACCGGGCGGGCGTGGCGGACGCGGCCGGCAATCTCGGGGACGCGCAGCTTGCGAAGCTATGGGCGGCATTTTCCGCGGTCATGGACCAAATCCGGCAGGGGCGGATTGAGCCCAACATTGTCGATACCGTAAGCGGCAAAGCGGATTTTTCCGTCATTGCGCTGACGCACCTTGCGGGCAGCGTACGCGCTTTTCCCGATGTGAGCGCCATGCTGGAAGCCTTTTACGGGGAAAAAGCGGAACGGGACGCGGTCAAACAAAAGGTTGCGGATCTTGCCAAAATGCTGCAAAACGAGATCGCCAAAAACGATCTGAAGCTTGTCAAGCTTGCCGAAACGCTTAAAGAAGCGCAGGAGGCCGACCGCTTCCGGATAATGGGTGAGCTTGTCACGGCCAATATGCATGCAATCAAACGCGGCGACGAGCAATTGCAAGCGGTCAATTATTACGAGGAAACCCAGCCGGTCATCAGCATTCCACTTGAGCCGCGGCTTACGCCGTCGGAAAATGCGCAGCGATATTTCAAAAAATACACCAAAGCGAAAAACAGCATTGCGGCCATTCGCGAGCAGATGGAACTTGCGCAAACGGAAAACCGCTATCTGAAAACCGTCCGCCAACAGTTGGAATTCGCCGCGCTTGCGGATGTGGAAGAAATCCGCGAAGAATTGACCGAACAGGGCTATGTCCGCAGAAAAGCGGAGCGCGCAAGGAAAACAAAGCCGGGCAAACAGGTTCCGAAAATAACCTGCTTCACTTCGAGCGAAGGCATTCCCATTTACGTCGGCAAAAACAACATCCAGAACGAATATGTCACACACCGTCTGGCGAAAGCGAACGAAACATGGCTGCATGCAAAAGATATCCCGGGCGCGCATGTGGTGATTAAAAGCAATTCGTTCGGCGAGAGAACGCTCATCGAAGCTGCCGAACTCGCCGCGTTTTTCAGCCAGGGCCGCCAATCGAGCCGCGTGCCGGTGGATGCGACGCTGATCAAGCACGTGCGCAAGCCCAATGGCGCAAAGCCCGGATTCGTCATTTACGACCATCAAAAAACGCTGTTCGTCACCCCGGACGAACAGCGCATCAAAGCAATGCCAAACAACATCATCTGAATTACGATTGGGGCTTATGCCCATCGTTTTCAGCCTGCAGCAATTTTTTAAGATAGGCAGTCAAATCGCCTTTCAATTCCGGCCGCTGCAGGGCCATTTCCACGGTCGCCTCGATATACCCCAGCTTGTCGCCGGTATCGTAGCGCTTGCCGTTAATGCCGAACGCGGCCATGCGCTGCGTCCGGTTCAAAATGCGCAGCGCGTCGGTCAGCTGGATCTCGCCGCCCTTGCTTGGCTGCAAATCCTGAAGGATATGAAAAATTTCCGGCTGCAGTATGTATCTTCCAATGACGGCATAATTGGAAGGCGCTTCTTTTCTGTCCGGTTTCTCCACCAAATCGTCGATCCACATGCAACTGGGCGTCAATTCCGCATCGCGGGCGGCCGGCGAAACAATCCCGTATTTGCTGACGTCTTCCCACGGCACCTGCTGTGTGGCGATCACGGAAGCTTTTGTCTTTTCATGCAGTTCAATCATTTGCTTCAGGCATGGCGGGTCCGATTGGATAATATCGTCGCCCAAAAGCACGGCAAACGGCTCGTTGCCGATGAACGTTTTGGCGCACAGCACCGCATGCCCAAGCCCCAACGGTTCCTTTTGCCTGATGTAGTGGATATCCACCATATTCGAGATGCCTTGCACAATTTGCAGCAGGTCCTGCTTGCCTTTTTCCTGCAGCATGATTTCCAATTCGATCGACTTGTCAAAGTGGTCCTCAATCGCCCGCTTGTTGCGGCCGGTTACGATGATGATGTCTTCCACGCCTGATGAGATGGCTTCTTCGACGATGTATTGGATCGCCGGTTTGTCCACGATCGGCAGCATCTCTTTCGGCTGCGCCTTCGTCGCCGGCAGGAATCTTGTGCCCAAACCGGCCGCGGGAATAATCGCTTTTCGTACCATTTACGCATCACACCCCGTTTTGGAAAATTTTAAGCGGCGGCAATGCGCCTACAACCATTTGCCAATGTCCCGATCCCGCAAAAATTGCAAAAACGTAACAGCGGTGATCGGCAGAATGGCGGAGTCGAGATATACCGAATAAAAATGCCGCTTGAATTTCAACCCATCGATTCTGGACGCCTTTAAAACGCCCAAGGCGAGTTCATGCCGGACCGAAGACTCGGATAAAATCGAGATGCCGATCCCCGATTCCACCGCGGACTTGACCGCTCCCGTGCTGCCCAATTCCATCAGAATATGCTGGCGGGAAAGATCAACACCCTTTCTCCGCAATTCCTCCTCCATCACCTGCCGCGTGCCGGAACCTTGCTCGCGCAGCACAAACGGATACTGAAGCACATCGTCAATCGAGCAAGTTTTCAAAGACGCAAGCGGATGCGTGGGCGGATAGATGAGCAACAGTTCGTCGTCCAAAACAACTTCCGTATGCACGCCGGCGTGCTGCACCGGCGCTTCGACAAGTCCGAAATTGAGCTGGCTGCTCATGATCTCCTCGATGATCTGCGTTGTATTCATCACTTTCATCTGTACGGAAATGTTCGGGTATTCCTTGCCAAAAGGCACCAAAAGCCGCGGCAAAATATACTCGCCGATGGTCAGGCTCGCCCCCAAGAGCAGTTTGCCCTGCAGCTTATGGGTAAAGCTCGACATGGCCACTTCCGTCTCTTTCACCAGTTCGATGCTTTTCTGGGCATAGGGCAGAAGCGCCTTGCCCGCGTCCGACAGTTCGACCCGTTTGGTGGAGCGGTGAAACAGCCTGACGCCGAAAAAATCTTCCAAAGCCTGTATTTGCATGGTCACGGCCGGCTGCGTCATATGCAAGTATTGCGCCGCCGCCGAAAAACTTCCTTTCTCCGCCACCGTATAAAAAATATGCAACTGGTGAAAATTCAGCGCCATTCATCATCCCCGCCCTTCACTCACACCCATTATAACAAAACTTTTCCGCTTTGATATATAAAAACGGGCGGCGCGCAGCATGCGTGCTGTGCGCCGCCCTGTTGTAAAAAAGCCGGCAAACCGGAATTTACCGGCGTTTGCGGCTGTTTTTGATCAATGTCATTCGGCGGGAATGGCGGAGCCACGAGTAATACGATTTCAAGTCGCGCAATTCAATCGTCTCCGACATGCGTCCGAGGAACGTGACCACAATCATTTTGTGCAGCGGATTCCCGGCGATGTCCACCTCTCCTTCCAGTTCCGCAAATTCCGCTACCATAACCAAGTCTTCTTCGATTACATATACATCCTGTTCATTTTTATAATACGAAACAATTTCTCCTTGCTTCAGCTTTTCCCAGAGATAGGCGCAAATATCTTCATATCCGGTCTTTTCATTCTCGACACGGTCGACCCAACGGCTCAATGCATGATTGGTGATGACAATATCGGCGATTTTTTTGTCTCCCAACACGATGTAGAACGGTTCGTATGTACTCCAGCGAGCCATTGTTTTATCTTTCATTATATTGAATTCCCCTTCCATAGGTATATTGGCCTATATCTTTAAGTCTATATTACTCCTTTTTCGTAAATATTTCCAGCAAATCCGTAGATTCGGAACTCTCACAGGGAATACGTCCGGGATTTATCTTGCGCATCTCTGCTGAATTCCGTCTTAATTTCGCCGCGCAGCGACTTTTCCACCCTCCTTACGTAATGCAATTTTTTGATTTGCGCGGTCAGTTCCGCTTCCCTGTCAGCGTTTATATACAAAAGCGCGTAATGCATGCGGCGCGAAACATAATACAGATTTCCATAACGTTCCAACCCCTTTGCCGCTTTTACATCGCTGATCCAGACGATTAATCCGCATCTTTCTCTCAACACAAACATGAATCGTACCTCGCTTTTTATATAATCGGGACAGCGGGCGGCCCATCACCCGCAGTGTCCCGAAGAGCCGCACGAACCGCAACCGCTTTCCGAAGGAAGCGGATTGTTGCTCGGAACTTTTACCGTCTCCGAGACGGCGTGCGCAATTGTCCGGGAGACCAGATTGAGCAGTTCGTCAAGATTCTTCTCCGCTTCACGGTACCGTTTTACCGATTCGATCGCGTTCACCTCGGCCAGGGCGTGCCTTGTTTTTTTCATCGTATCATAAAAATCGGGGTGGCGCCGCCCAAACCGCTCGCATTCCTCAAACCGTTCTTTCAGCTTGTTGAATTCACGTATCGCCGATTGCGCAAGCGGATCATTCGCCAACTCCCGTTTATATTGCAAATATTGCGCGGCTTCCGCCGAATTTTTGATCAAATCGCTTAACTCATACGCCTTCAACAGAAGCTCGCCCATATCGATTGCCTTTTTTTCCGCGACACTCAACGGTGCATACCTCCCGTCTGCATGATAATCCCGGCTTCATTCGGCCTTTATCTCATCATAACATGTATTTATCATTTATTCCCGGTAAAATCAACTGCAATTCGTTCCAATTTGCGGGAGATAAGCGCATTTTTTGGCCGGAAATGCGCCCCACCACTTCCCAATCAAAGCCGCTCCCGGAGATTTCCTCCGGAATCAGGACGACTTCTTGCCCCGCCTGCTTCAGTCGCACATACGCGCCCCAATCGATCGCCGTTTGCAGCAAATTTTTCATCGTGGAAAAATGATAGCTGCGCGCACCCTCCAGCCACGATTTGGGAATGCGCCGCAAACCGGGATAGGCGTCCTGAATGGTCGGACGCTTCGTTTCCAGCCTGCCGAATGCGGTAAGCGGTTCAGCGTTTACATCTTTGCCGGCCGGCGTCTCGCTTGCCGATGTTTCGCCGGCAATTGGTTCCGGCGGCCTTTCCCCGCTTGTCTTCCCGACGTTCGCCAAGCTATTGGCATGCAGATTTAAGCGCTGCAGTTCCTTTTGGATGGCGGCATGCGCATCTTTGGGAAACGCGAGCGCATGCGCTCCCACTTTTTCATGCGGAATTTTCGCCGCGGCAAATTTGGCCGCAAGCATGTCCGTATCGCGCTCCTCCTTGCAGCGCAAGAGCAGCGCCTCCATGATTTCCAGACGATTGTGTTCATCCCACCAACGGTAAAGCGCATCCCTGACGTTTGCGGGAACTCCGGTTGCGCCGTGCTCCGTGAGAAAATGAACGGCGTCTTTCACGTGAAGCCCGTTTTGGTAAGCGGAAATCATCGTATTTTTTTGCAGGCGGTAAGTCCACGTCCAATCGGCGCCGCATCTGTCCGCGAATTTTTCCAGCCTCCACTTCACTGCGTACGAAACTTCGGGAGGAACGACGATTTCCAGATCCGATTGGACATAGATTTGCGCGCGCCTTGCAGTAGGCGAAGCGGCCGATTCGCTTTGCCTATCCGCGCTTCCCAACGGAATGACAGGCGGCATCTTCCAGCGGTATACGGTTGCATTGTCGCTTGCCGCCCCTTGCTCCATAAAGCCGCAAGCGCAAAAAAGAACCGCAAGGCGGCGGATGCTTTCGGTTAAAGCGGCACTTGATTGTTCGGAGCAGCGGGGCGGATCGCCGCACGCCGCAAGCGCTTCCGCCAGCGCCCGCGGCGCGAACCAACCGCGTTCCGGCTGCCCAAGCATCATAAACAACGCCTGCTGCCATTCCGGTCGCTTTCGCATGACCCGCTCCGCCACATATGCCAACAATTCGTTTTCCAAAGCGTCCGCCGGGCGGTCAAACCAGGCATATACGGCTTCTTCGCGCACAATGAGGCAACCCGCATGCTCCCGCATCAGCCTAAGGTCAAACGCCAACTGCAGCACGGAAGCGAGCGGTTCGGGATAGAGCGGGTTGCCCCATCCGGCAAAAGCATCGCCGTCCGGTTTTTCCATTGCGCGCAGCAGCAGTTCGTTGTACTGCGTCACGTCTTTTTTCTGCAGCATGCGCTGCTTCGTCAGCTGCGGCTTTCTTTTGGCGGCATCCGCGAGCAACACGAATAAAGAGTGGAGCAGCGACTTTGCGGGCTCGCCGCAGGTTGCGGCTGCCGCGGCAATCGGCGGTTGCCTGAACTTTTCCGCATGGCATAAGACGTACCATGCCGGCGCCAAATCAAGCGGCAGAAAATAAACCGTCTCGCCCCAGCTTTTGCGGGCGGAAAACAGAATGCCCGCTTGTCGCAGCAGCGTGGCGCCGACTTTTTTCTCCGCCGCGGTCAACGTCCTGCCTTCCTCGATCAAGCGCTGTTCGGCAAACGGACTGCCGCCGAAAGTACGGACGATGAGCGCAAGCGTTTTTTGCGCAAGCGGCACAAGCGTCTGAAAAACCCCGCGCAGTGTGGAGAGAGTCGGGACGGTTTGCGCCGCGTCCATACCGCATTGCCGAAACGGCTGCGTTAGCTCCCGCCTTGTTTGCTCGGGGAAATGCCGCAAAATATCCGCGTATTTCACAACGACACCCTTTCCAACATGTGTTCGCCAAAAACCCGTTCAATGGCGTATTGATATCCCTGTTCAGCCAAAAAAAGCTTCCGTTTCAGCGCAAAATCCTGCTCGCACGACCCTTCCGTGACGAGCGAATAAAAGTAAGCTTTGTTGCCTTCCGCCTTCGGACGGAGAATGCGGCCCAACCGCTGCGCTTCTTCTTGCCGGGAACCGAAGCTTCCCGATACCTGCACGGCTACGGCCGCGTCGGGAAGATCAATGGCGAAATTCGCCACCTTGGATACGATTAAAATCGGAATTTGCCGGGCGCGAAATTGGCGATACAGGTTTTCCCGCTCCGCCTGCGGCGTTTTCCCGGTGATGAGCGGCACGCGCAAATCGCGCGCAATCGTCTGCAATTGGGATAAAAATTGCCCGATGATCAAAATTTGTTCCTGCCGGTGGCGGCGCAAAAGCTCGCGCAGCACCGCCACTTTCGCCGGGTTTTCCCCGGCGATCCGCACTTTCGCCCGGGCTGTCGCGCCTCTGTACAATTCCCGCTGCACATCGGGAAACGGCACGCGAACCTCCGCGCAATATGCGGCGGCGATCCACCTTTCCTCTTCCATATCGCGCCACGGAAGTTCATATAATTTGGGTCCGATCAGGGAAAACACATCTTCCTCGCAGCCGTCCTCGCGCACCAAAGTCGCCGTCAAGCCAAGCCGGCGCGCGGCCTGCAACGCGGCTGTAACGCGAAACACCGGCGCGGGCAGCAAATGCGCTTCATCGTAAATAATCAACCCCCACTCGCGCTCGTGAAAAAGCCGCATATGCAAAAATACGGAATTGCGCGATTTGCGGTGCGTTACAATTTGATACGTCGCAATGGTGACCGGCTTTACTTCTTTTCTTTCACCCGAATATTCGCCGACTTGCGCTTCCGTCAACGTTGTTTTGCCGAGAATCTCGTCTTTCCACTGCCGCGCCGAAGCGACGCTTGCTGTGAGAATCAATGTGGCGCATTGTAAGCGGGACATTGCGGCGATTCCGACGATCGTCTTTCCCGCTCCGCACGGCAAAACGACCATCCCGCTTCGCTTCTCCTCGCCCGTCTCGCCGACAAAAGCGGACAACGCCGCCAACTGGTACGGGCGCAGCGCGAACTTTGCCCCGGAAGTAGTCGTTTCCCGCAACCGGAAAGCGAGCGCTTCACCCGCCCGGCAGCCCGCCTTGTCGATCACCGGAAACCCCAGGCTGATCATGGCCCGCTTCAATTCGCCGCGCTTATCCGGGCAAACGGCCGCTGTGCCGATATTTACGCGCATATCCGCTAAACATTTCCGCACGGCCGGGTTGGCCGCGACTTTTTCCAAATATTCCGGTTCCTTCGCAAGCAACACCAACGTCCCGCCGTTTTGCACCAATTGAAAAAGGCCGTATCTGTCGTGCCACAGTTTAATCGCATCCCGGCAAGACTGCGGCAACTCATGGCGGCAATGCTGGTTAAGAAAAGCGATGATGCGTTCGCCGGTTAAACCGGAGGACGCCGCATTCCACAACGACAACGGCGTAATCCGGTATGTATGGATCAATTCCGGAGTTTTCAACAAAAATGCAAACCGCGTGAGCATGTTGCGCGCTTCACGGAAACGGGGGTTGTTTGCTTCCAGCAAAACCGTCAGGTCGCTTTGCACCATTAGCGGTTTGTCGGCTTTTTCCATTGCTTTGATCTGCTCCTTTTGCATCCATCCATGCTATTTTTCCGCAAACGGCCCCGTTTTTAGTCAGGAACATAAAAAACCGCAAGCGCAATGAACGCTTACGGTTATACCTAACGGTCATAACGTTGTTTTGGCGAATTGGCCGTTCGGCTCGGATATTTCGCTAAGCGCCTCGCCGGCCTCGTCTTCGAACTTTTCCCGGACAGCCATGTCGGCGATGGCAACGACGCCTACCAACTCCCCGTTCTCCACTATCGGCAGCCTGCGAATTTGCTTGCCCGCCAGCAATTTGGCCGCTTCCTGTATCGTGGTGTTTGGACTTGCCGTCACGATATCATGCGACATAATTTCGGTAACAGCCGTGGAGCCCGGCTTCTTTTCCGCCGTGCAGCGCAGCACGATATCCCGATCCGTAATGACGCCGAGCAACTTTTTGCCTTCTACGACCGGAATAAAGCCGATATCATGTTCTTTCATTTTCACTGCCGCTTCATAAACGTTATCCTGCGGCGTCAAGGTGACGCAATTTTTCGTCATGATCTCCTGAAGTGTTTTCATGGACACATCCCTCCTCGGGTTATAGCGTAACCCAAACAGGCTTCATCCATGCAACCCGCGGTTTCGGGCGCCATGTTGGCCAAACGGGGATCATTCGGCAGGAATCGGCACTTGCGCGGAGGAAGGAAACATACTATCATGGAAAAAGAATCTTTTGCATACATTTTGTCTGACGAGGAGTGGGGCATTGATGATTATCGAAGGCTTTGGCCTGAAAGGATGCAAAACCGATCTTGCAAATCTTGACAATTCGGCGGAATCGGTCGGATTTTACCGCTGGTCTTGGGAATATACCCGTGCCGTGTACGATCAGAAAATAGAGGACAAAAAAAACAACCACGAATACTATGTGCGCTTCAATGTTCGCGCCGTCGAGGGCAAACTGGAACAACCGCACGCCATTTTGGTTTTCGAAGACGCTTATATCGGCCGCAAGCATTTTCCGTTCGGGCTCGATTATGATGTGCCGATTCCGGAAGAAATCCTGAAGGCCGCCAAGCAAAAACTAGCTGATCTGCAAGCGCAACTTGGCTAAGCCCGCTCGGGAGATCGCCATGACAACGCAACGCAGGGGGACACCCGATTTTCTTCTGCTCTTTTTGACATTTGCTTTGGTTGGCTTCGGCACCGTCATGGTTTTTAGCGCCAGCTATAATTTAAATCCCGATCCTTTATATTACACGAAAAGGCAGATCATTTGGGCGGCTTTGGGCACGTTCGTGATGTTTTTCTTCATGAATGTGAACTACCGGCGGCTGAAAAAATGGTTCCTGCCTTTTTTCCTTTTGGTTGTTGCTCTGCTTATTTTGGTCTTGATTTTCGGGGTGCGCGTAAACGGCGCCAAAAGCTGGTTCGGCATCGGATCATTCGGCGGGCAGCCGACGGAATTCGCCAAAGTGGCGGTCATTTTGTATCTTTCCGCACTGATCAGCAAAAAAGGTGAAACAATCAGGGAGTTCAAAAAAGGCCTGCTGCCGCCACTCATCATTGTCGGATTTGTCGCCGGATTGATCATGCTGCAACCAGACCTTGGCTCTTGCATGATTCTGGTGCTGTCGGCGATGACCGTCATTATCGCCGGCGGGGCGAAATTCCGCCATCTTGCTTTGCTGGGATTTGCCGGAGCGATGTTACTCGGGCTGTATTTGCTCGTCTTGCTGTTGCCTTCCGAATCATCCGCGGCGGCAAGCTATCGAATCGAACGGTTCACCGCATACTTGCATCCGTGGGAACATCAACTGGATTCCGGATTCCATATTGTCCAATCGTTGTTCGCGTTCGGCCACGGCGGCATAACCGGCGCGGGGTTCGGGCAAAGCATCCAGAAACTGTTCTATTTGCCGGCTGCGCACAACGATTTTATTTTTTCCATTATCGGAGAAGAGCTGGGCTTTATCGGCGCGACACTGTTTTTGCTTGTTTATCTTTTGTTTATTTGGCGCGGTCTCATTGTCGCCGTTCGCTGCCAGGATACATTCGGAACGCTGGTCGGAACCGGCTTTATAAGCATGATCGGTTTGCAGGCGCTCATCAATATCGGCGGCGTCACCAACGCCATTCCGATAACAGGGGTCACATTGCCTTTCATCAGCTTCGGCGGCTCCTCCCTCATGGCCACAATGATGGCAATGGGTATTTTGCTCAGTATTTCCCGGGATATGAATCGACCGGATAAAGAAAAAAGAAGCGCATAACGAATCGCAACCGGTCCGCTTCATCACTTTGTCAACGTGAAACCACCCTGTGCGACGCCAGAACGGAGGTTTACCTCCCTGTGCAACGCAAAATACGGGAGGGATTGCCACCTTGCGCGACGAACGGGGGGGATCGCCTTCCTGCACGGTGCAAGAACAAGTAGATCACCTCCCCGCAAAATCTACTCGCACAGCGCTAACGGACGCCACAGCGGCTATTTGCCGAAAAAAGGCTGAGCAGAAATTGTAACGGACGCCACAGCGGCTATTCACCTTATTTTTGCCTGAGTACCGCACAAAGTGCCAAAATAAGCTCTCCTGCGTCCGTTAAACTGGAAAACCGGGCGTAAAACCCAAAATAGCCTCTGTTACGTCCGTTAGATCGGAAGCAACCTACCATGACCGTTTATAGGCTGCAATTCGGCAAACCGACCGAGCCGCTGACAGGAACTTATTGGCTTAGCCGGTAGCCGTTTATTATTTGCGAAATTAATGCCTGCTCATAATGATTACCCGTAACATTAATTGAAAAAATATAGCGTACGAATTGGCAATCAATTCGCACGCCATTTTGCATGGCAATTTTCATTTTGGTTTTCACGTTTGTTTTATTTTACCCGCGTTGGCTGGTGTTCTTCGCTCTCATCTTCGTTAAACGACACGCCTTCCACTTTCACGTTCACTTCCACGACTTGCAAGCCCGTCATGGACTCAACCGCT
The genomic region above belongs to Bacilli bacterium and contains:
- a CDS encoding helicase-associated domain-containing protein, with product MKYADILRHFPEQTRRELTQPFRQCGMDAAQTVPTLSTLRGVFQTLVPLAQKTLALIVRTFGGSPFAEQRLIEEGRTLTAAEKKVGATLLRQAGILFSARKSWGETVYFLPLDLAPAWYVLCHAEKFRQPPIAAAAATCGEPAKSLLHSLFVLLADAAKRKPQLTKQRMLQKKDVTQYNELLLRAMEKPDGDAFAGWGNPLYPEPLASVLQLAFDLRLMREHAGCLIVREEAVYAWFDRPADALENELLAYVAERVMRKRPEWQQALFMMLGQPERGWFAPRALAEALAACGDPPRCSEQSSAALTESIRRLAVLFCACGFMEQGAASDNATVYRWKMPPVIPLGSADRQSESAASPTARRAQIYVQSDLEIVVPPEVSYAVKWRLEKFADRCGADWTWTYRLQKNTMISAYQNGLHVKDAVHFLTEHGATGVPANVRDALYRWWDEHNRLEIMEALLLRCKEERDTDMLAAKFAAAKIPHEKVGAHALAFPKDAHAAIQKELQRLNLHANSLANVGKTSGERPPEPIAGETSASETPAGKDVNAEPLTAFGRLETKRPTIQDAYPGLRRIPKSWLEGARSYHFSTMKNLLQTAIDWGAYVRLKQAGQEVVLIPEEISGSGFDWEVVGRISGQKMRLSPANWNELQLILPGINDKYML
- a CDS encoding DNA repair helicase XPB, with translation MEKADKPLMVQSDLTVLLEANNPRFREARNMLTRFAFLLKTPELIHTYRITPLSLWNAASSGLTGERIIAFLNQHCRHELPQSCRDAIKLWHDRYGLFQLVQNGGTLVLLAKEPEYLEKVAANPAVRKCLADMRVNIGTAAVCPDKRGELKRAMISLGFPVIDKAGCRAGEALAFRLRETTTSGAKFALRPYQLAALSAFVGETGEEKRSGMVVLPCGAGKTIVGIAAMSRLQCATLILTASVASARQWKDEILGKTTLTEAQVGEYSGERKEVKPVTIATYQIVTHRKSRNSVFLHMRLFHEREWGLIIYDEAHLLPAPVFRVTAALQAARRLGLTATLVREDGCEEDVFSLIGPKLYELPWRDMEEERWIAAAYCAEVRVPFPDVQRELYRGATARAKVRIAGENPAKVAVLRELLRRHRQEQILIIGQFLSQLQTIARDLRVPLITGKTPQAERENLYRQFRARQIPILIVSKVANFAIDLPDAAVAVQVSGSFGSRQEEAQRLGRILRPKAEGNKAYFYSLVTEGSCEQDFALKRKLFLAEQGYQYAIERVFGEHMLERVSL
- the ftsW gene encoding putative lipid II flippase FtsW, with product MTTQRRGTPDFLLLFLTFALVGFGTVMVFSASYNLNPDPLYYTKRQIIWAALGTFVMFFFMNVNYRRLKKWFLPFFLLVVALLILVLIFGVRVNGAKSWFGIGSFGGQPTEFAKVAVILYLSALISKKGETIREFKKGLLPPLIIVGFVAGLIMLQPDLGSCMILVLSAMTVIIAGGAKFRHLALLGFAGAMLLGLYLLVLLLPSESSAAASYRIERFTAYLHPWEHQLDSGFHIVQSLFAFGHGGITGAGFGQSIQKLFYLPAAHNDFIFSIIGEELGFIGATLFLLVYLLFIWRGLIVAVRCQDTFGTLVGTGFISMIGLQALINIGGVTNAIPITGVTLPFISFGGSSLMATMMAMGILLSISRDMNRPDKEKRSA
- a CDS encoding YugN family protein, translating into MIIEGFGLKGCKTDLANLDNSAESVGFYRWSWEYTRAVYDQKIEDKKNNHEYYVRFNVRAVEGKLEQPHAILVFEDAYIGRKHFPFGLDYDVPIPEEILKAAKQKLADLQAQLG
- a CDS encoding YlbF family regulator — translated: MSVAEKKAIDMGELLLKAYELSDLIKNSAEAAQYLQYKRELANDPLAQSAIREFNKLKERFEECERFGRRHPDFYDTMKKTRHALAEVNAIESVKRYREAEKNLDELLNLVSRTIAHAVSETVKVPSNNPLPSESGCGSCGSSGHCG
- a CDS encoding CBS domain-containing protein — its product is MKTLQEIMTKNCVTLTPQDNVYEAAVKMKEHDIGFIPVVEGKKLLGVITDRDIVLRCTAEKKPGSTAVTEIMSHDIVTASPNTTIQEAAKLLAGKQIRRLPIVENGELVGVVAIADMAVREKFEDEAGEALSEISEPNGQFAKTTL